The proteins below are encoded in one region of Telopea speciosissima isolate NSW1024214 ecotype Mountain lineage chromosome 10, Tspe_v1, whole genome shotgun sequence:
- the LOC122643358 gene encoding uncharacterized protein LOC122643358, translating to MGSSSETQQPQLPDSIPIDIIESSIAVLYQNWLRRLRWQQLFFQCQDEEENYGKHRRGPWRIHLINFLESTSVRAIALLLLLVDLIFTILDLSSSLLSCNPKRKTENKVFHWGGIVILSLFSAKILALTVALGASFFRRPGLIVDGVVVIGALLLEAFVEMKGAGLIVVVSLWRVVRVVESAFELSDETIEVQIQKIVCQFEALRDENRCLQISIAEKDQKIMELEEAMNQCSTDHIC from the coding sequence ATGGGTTCCTCTTCCGAAACCCAACAACCACAACTCCCCGATTCAATCCCAATTGACATAATTGAATCCTCGATAGCAGTTCTCTATCAGAACTGGCTCAGAAGGCTGAGATGGCAGCAGCTTTTCTTCCAGTgccaagatgaagaagaaaattatgggAAGCATAGAAGAGGACCATGGAGAATCCATCTGATCAATTTCTTGGAATCAACATCCGTTCGTGCTATTGCTCTATTGCTGCTATTAGTTGACCTTATCTTCACCATCCTTGACCTCTCTTCGTCTCTTTTATCCTGCAACCCTAagagaaaaacagaaaacaagGTGTTTCACTGGGGAGGGATCGTTATATTGAGCTTGTTTTCAGCAAAAATTCTGGCTCTAACTGTGGCGTTGGGCGCTTCATTCTTCCGGCGTCCAGGTCTTATTGTTGATGGTGTTGTTGTCATTGGGGCCTTGCTTTTGGAAGCATTTGTGGAGATGAAGGGAGCAGGGCTCATTGTTGTAGTGAGCTTGTGGAGGGTTGTTAGGGTGGTTGAGAGTGCCTTCGAGCTTAGTGATGAGACCATTGAAGTGCAGATTCAGAAGATTGTATGTCAATTTGAGGCACTGCGAGATGAGAACCGATGTCTCCAGATTTCCATTGCTGAGAAGGATCAGAAGATAATGGAGCTTGAAGAAGCCATGAATCAATGCAGTACTGATCATATTTGCTAG